A genomic stretch from Candidatus Omnitrophota bacterium includes:
- a CDS encoding HD domain-containing protein, which yields MKPAFWWIIDKANPKPREIESLLSENCPNSKKIFSEKRYICFTRLSEVIKKSTELKKLLSFECAGGFHGFVFPIIQGDKIYGYIGACYSKKDVSPETLQIFPAFADTIVKEVQKEIELSKLYETLRPRAIALSTVHTVHRLISSTLDLGELLPRIARLSLQIMRSQRCSVKLVDSKRKVLLPKVTVDLRAKKIRLKKVKVGMWAPGKAFKYGRPVRGRDYLATPLIDEDVIGVITLYDKIDKKPFTAFDQEIMSTLAEQAVIAIKNAQLYKEQEKLTMGAIKALAKVLDTRSPGTYVPRVSLVKLALFMGQELHVDIGSLKSLEYACVLHDAGEVFVPKAVLAKPSKLTGKEYEMVKAHPAAGVEIIKHMKALKSVTPIIMYHHENYDGTGYPKGLKRDQIPLGARIMAVVSAFESMITKRPYRVAKSIDEAVEEISSNSGTQFDPKVVNAFLKVMAKKDIRGILKKELHGSK from the coding sequence ATGAAACCTGCTTTCTGGTGGATTATTGACAAAGCTAATCCGAAACCAAGAGAGATCGAAAGCTTGTTATCGGAGAATTGCCCTAATTCCAAAAAAATCTTTTCAGAAAAAAGATACATTTGCTTTACTCGCCTTTCCGAAGTAATAAAAAAATCCACCGAACTTAAGAAGCTCTTAAGCTTCGAATGCGCAGGCGGATTTCACGGATTCGTTTTTCCGATAATACAAGGTGACAAGATCTACGGGTATATCGGCGCCTGTTATTCCAAAAAAGACGTTTCCCCTGAGACGCTGCAGATATTCCCCGCATTCGCGGACACTATAGTGAAAGAGGTCCAGAAGGAGATCGAGCTGTCAAAGTTATACGAAACGCTCAGGCCCAGAGCCATAGCCCTGTCGACGGTCCATACGGTCCATCGCCTGATAAGCTCAACGCTGGATCTGGGAGAGCTCTTGCCGCGCATCGCGAGGCTCTCTCTGCAGATAATGAGATCTCAGCGCTGTTCGGTAAAGCTTGTGGATTCAAAGCGAAAGGTTCTCCTTCCTAAAGTCACGGTAGATTTACGGGCAAAGAAGATCCGCCTGAAAAAAGTAAAGGTAGGCATGTGGGCTCCGGGCAAGGCCTTCAAATACGGCAGGCCCGTACGGGGCCGCGATTATCTGGCCACTCCCCTGATAGACGAAGACGTGATCGGCGTCATAACGCTATATGACAAGATCGATAAAAAGCCTTTCACCGCATTCGATCAGGAGATAATGTCGACGCTGGCGGAGCAGGCGGTCATAGCCATAAAGAACGCCCAGCTCTACAAAGAGCAGGAGAAGCTTACGATGGGCGCCATCAAGGCTCTCGCCAAAGTGCTTGATACCAGGTCTCCGGGCACCTATGTGCCCAGGGTATCCCTTGTAAAGCTGGCGCTATTTATGGGACAGGAGCTGCATGTGGACATCGGCTCGCTGAAGAGCCTGGAATACGCATGCGTGCTGCACGATGCGGGCGAAGTATTCGTCCCAAAGGCCGTGCTGGCGAAGCCCTCAAAGCTTACGGGTAAAGAGTACGAGATGGTGAAAGCCCATCCCGCCGCAGGCGTCGAGATAATAAAACATATGAAGGCCCTCAAATCCGTCACCCCCATAATAATGTACCACCATGAGAATTATGACGGCACGGGCTATCCTAAGGGGCTCAAGCGGGACCAGATACCGCTCGGCGCAAGGATAATGGCCGTGGTGAGCGCATTCGAATCCATGATCACTAAGAGGCCTTACCGTGTCGCTAAGTCAATTGACGAAGCCGTCGAAGAGATATCAAGTAACTCGGGAACGCAATTCGATCCAAAAGTCGTAAACGCATTCTTAAAAGTAATGGCTAAAAAAGATATAAGGGGTATCCTTAAGAAAGAACTGCATGGATCTAAATAA
- a CDS encoding deoxyguanosinetriphosphate triphosphohydrolase, with protein sequence MLKRKDLEKKEGMLAPYSQKSRMTKGRRYKEEEHGYRSCYQRDKDRIIYSTAFRRLEYKTQVFVNHEGDYYRTRLTHTLEVSQIATTIARALRLNEDLVEALSLAHDLGHTPFGHSGEDALHNMMKDYGGFDHNTQGLRVVDLLEQRYPNFPGLNLTYEVREGIIKHSTAFDRPRPVSPFRSDGSPLLEIQVVDLADEIAYDNHDLDDGITSGLIKEGDLKHLKLWTDRKKGLDRRYPKMSEEIRKYQIIRSLINEQVTDIITQTETNIKKFNVKKASDAVNLPERIVTFSKDMHALRRPMREFLTKNLYQHYRVVRMANKAYRFIESLFNNYLDKPEQLPPNTHSRLKTEDKHRVICDYLAGMTDRYALDEYKKFFEPYERV encoded by the coding sequence ATGCTTAAACGAAAAGACCTGGAAAAAAAGGAAGGCATGCTCGCTCCGTACTCCCAGAAGAGCCGTATGACAAAGGGCCGCCGCTACAAGGAAGAGGAGCATGGCTACCGGTCCTGTTACCAGCGCGACAAAGATCGCATCATATATTCCACCGCGTTCAGGCGCCTTGAATACAAAACACAGGTATTTGTCAATCATGAAGGAGATTATTACCGCACCCGCCTTACCCACACCCTTGAGGTAAGCCAGATAGCGACAACTATAGCAAGAGCTCTCAGGCTAAATGAGGACCTCGTAGAGGCGCTCAGTCTGGCCCATGACCTGGGGCATACGCCTTTCGGCCATTCCGGTGAAGATGCCCTGCACAATATGATGAAGGACTATGGCGGCTTCGACCACAATACGCAAGGGCTAAGAGTCGTCGATCTCCTGGAACAGCGATATCCGAATTTTCCGGGACTGAACCTGACCTATGAGGTGAGAGAGGGTATTATAAAACATTCCACGGCCTTTGACAGGCCGAGACCGGTCAGCCCGTTCAGGTCGGACGGTTCGCCTCTTCTTGAGATCCAGGTTGTGGATCTGGCGGATGAGATAGCGTATGACAACCATGATCTCGACGACGGCATAACCAGCGGGCTCATCAAAGAGGGTGATCTGAAACATCTGAAATTATGGACCGACAGGAAGAAGGGCCTTGACCGGCGGTATCCGAAGATGAGTGAGGAGATAAGAAAGTACCAGATAATCCGCTCTCTTATAAATGAGCAGGTCACAGATATAATAACTCAGACAGAAACTAATATAAAAAAGTTCAATGTAAAGAAAGCCTCTGACGCGGTCAATCTCCCGGAAAGGATCGTCACATTTTCAAAAGATATGCACGCGCTTCGCCGGCCCATGAGAGAATTTCTTACTAAGAACCTATATCAGCATTATCGGGTAGTGCGGATGGCCAATAAAGCCTACAGGTTTATAGAAAGCCTTTTTAATAACTACCTTGACAAGCCTGAACAGCTTCCTCCGAATACTCATTCCCGATTAAAAACAGAAGATAAGCACAGGGTGATATGCGATTATCTGGCCGGGATGACCGATAGATACGCTCTGGATGAATATAAGAAATTTTTTGAGCCTTATGAAAGAGTGTAA
- a CDS encoding HIT domain-containing protein, protein MDKLWAPWRSKYIYLRKRTGCIFCGAKKEADAKRRYILERSEHSFSILNIFPYNNGHVMVAPYRHVKSLELLSSEELLDMMRLVNKTKAILDRKLKPHGYNIGLNIGKTAGAGYAGHLHIHIVPRWTGDTNFMPVTAGSRVISESLDAVYRLLKSK, encoded by the coding sequence ATGGATAAGTTATGGGCCCCCTGGAGAAGCAAGTACATATATTTAAGAAAACGGACAGGATGTATCTTCTGCGGCGCGAAAAAAGAGGCTGACGCGAAAAGGAGGTATATCCTTGAAAGGTCGGAACATTCCTTTTCGATCCTGAATATCTTTCCGTATAATAACGGTCATGTGATGGTCGCGCCATACAGGCACGTCAAGAGCCTTGAGCTTCTATCCTCCGAAGAGCTTCTCGATATGATGAGACTTGTAAATAAGACAAAGGCCATCCTGGATAGAAAGCTAAAACCGCACGGCTACAACATCGGACTCAATATCGGTAAGACCGCCGGCGCCGGTTATGCGGGCCATCTGCATATACATATTGTGCCGCGATGGACCGGAGACACCAACTTTATGCCTGTGACCGCGGGCTCCAGAGTGATATCCGAGTCGCTCGATGCCGTCTACCGGCTTTTGAAGAGTAAATAA
- a CDS encoding thymidylate synthase: MNKEIPVLKVEGDTLPEAWEKAVIATWKEGLEIKTEYDKPSDPPSKDSTMIIVVNDPMREPRIHRAFPGALEDLEVYRQEVVLGIHDHWIRPEEGKWTYTYHQRLASFEVEDMVVDQIDYMIKKLSSAPHTRRAQGITWNPKVDPVTDDPPCLQRIWCRLVKQDNEGYLLNMNTHWRSRDAYKASFMNIFALTDLQRIMAEEISKSLHANVRVGRYVDISDSFHIYGSYFEDFKNFLKNVSARSFAEKTWSSEFAAPFFEDARAKLEKEKAESR; the protein is encoded by the coding sequence ATGAATAAAGAGATCCCGGTATTAAAAGTCGAGGGCGACACGCTTCCGGAAGCATGGGAAAAGGCCGTCATAGCGACCTGGAAAGAAGGGCTCGAGATAAAGACCGAGTACGATAAGCCCTCCGATCCGCCGAGTAAGGACTCGACGATGATAATCGTGGTGAACGATCCCATGAGAGAGCCCCGTATACACAGGGCATTCCCGGGCGCCCTTGAGGACCTGGAAGTGTACAGGCAGGAGGTCGTCCTGGGTATACATGACCACTGGATAAGGCCCGAGGAAGGAAAGTGGACCTACACATATCATCAGAGATTGGCTTCCTTTGAGGTTGAGGATATGGTGGTGGACCAGATAGATTACATGATAAAAAAACTTTCGTCTGCGCCCCACACAAGGCGGGCGCAGGGCATAACATGGAACCCGAAAGTCGATCCTGTCACAGACGACCCGCCATGCCTGCAGAGAATATGGTGCAGGCTGGTCAAACAGGATAACGAAGGATACCTTCTCAATATGAATACTCACTGGCGCTCAAGGGATGCCTATAAGGCAAGTTTTATGAATATCTTCGCCCTCACCGATCTCCAGAGAATCATGGCCGAAGAGATCTCGAAGAGTCTTCATGCGAATGTCAGAGTCGGTCGCTATGTAGACATAAGCGATAGTTTCCACATTTACGGCAGTTACTTCGAAGACTTTAAAAATTTCCTGAAGAACGTAAGCGCGCGTTCGTTCGCCGAAAAGACCTGGTCTTCGGAGTTCGCTGCGCCGTTCTTCGAAGACGCAAGGGCGAAGCTGGAAAAAGAGAAAGCGGAGAGCAGATAA
- a CDS encoding metallophosphoesterase family protein, which produces MRILVLSDTHIPRAAHSLPETILDEIKKSDMVLHAGDFVDEEVLDNILKLNKDLHAVYGNMDSQALRRRLKDKEIITAGKFKIGLIHGYGAPKDLIQTVAGEFRNVDAIVFGHSHSAINIEKDGMLFFNPGSPTDTIFAKANTYGILEVDEKGIKGTIVRLQ; this is translated from the coding sequence ATGAGGATACTCGTCCTGTCCGATACCCATATCCCGAGAGCGGCGCACAGCCTGCCGGAGACAATACTCGACGAGATCAAGAAATCCGATATGGTGTTGCACGCGGGAGACTTCGTTGATGAAGAGGTCCTTGATAACATCCTGAAACTGAATAAGGACCTTCACGCGGTATACGGAAACATGGATTCGCAGGCGTTAAGGCGGCGGCTAAAAGATAAAGAGATCATCACTGCAGGAAAATTCAAGATCGGCCTTATACATGGCTATGGCGCGCCCAAGGACCTTATCCAGACCGTTGCGGGAGAGTTCAGGAATGTCGACGCTATAGTATTCGGCCATTCTCATTCCGCTATAAATATTGAAAAGGATGGGATGCTCTTTTTCAATCCCGGAAGCCCGACCGATACCATATTTGCTAAAGCCAATACTTACGGAATACTTGAAGTGGACGAAAAAGGAATCAAAGGCACCATTGTGAGGCTGCAATGA
- a CDS encoding MarR family transcriptional regulator, with protein MFSEPVVGDKFFGRDEVLEILNKRTLALKDGYRQNVALTGQSLAGKSSIILQFLHTIKEDGFIPVYVEVIKEPFGAFAGKFIATMLYHALAKKGEEVSVNIDSLMERASLALPKTHSAIKHINLCIENEEYEQAYSCLLELTSTLKLESGIPCIVILDEFDNLEHLGIRNPFVAFGKVIMVQKDTMYIVSSSRSLAIRKIISEKLSLLFGNFEILKVENFGTRVSNEFISIRLAGFDIDNFIRKFLIAFTDGNPFYLNKMICRMKDIALEQMTSHIDMEITIEAILDLVYNPSGTIHQYLMNYMLELIDAKPKDFHISILASIANGRKRPSEIARHIHMTQAGVTEALQRLSEQGLVARSGIFYAIGDVMFDFWLKNVYERKKRLLVDGAIDKRSLFRGEIKAYIGGFEREFALSTAERLAGLFNLFSNELVSLNMKNSKMPHFTKVEVRSFADSQEFIAASFRGNFWIAQSYERNVNENDIVAFIRNVKGLEHKISSKLIIPLKGIDENARLLAKELKISIWDSRTVNTLLTLYNKKRMIVL; from the coding sequence ATGTTCAGCGAACCGGTAGTGGGCGATAAATTTTTCGGACGCGATGAAGTCCTTGAGATACTCAACAAGAGGACGCTGGCGCTAAAGGACGGTTACAGGCAAAACGTCGCGCTTACCGGCCAGTCTCTCGCAGGTAAATCATCCATAATCCTCCAGTTCCTGCATACTATCAAAGAAGACGGATTTATCCCCGTATACGTAGAGGTCATAAAGGAGCCTTTCGGGGCCTTCGCCGGAAAATTTATCGCGACGATGCTTTATCATGCGCTGGCAAAGAAAGGCGAAGAAGTAAGCGTGAATATCGACAGCTTGATGGAGAGGGCATCTCTGGCCCTTCCGAAGACTCATTCCGCGATAAAGCATATCAACCTGTGTATTGAGAATGAAGAATACGAACAGGCATATTCATGCCTGCTTGAGCTTACTTCGACTCTTAAACTGGAGAGCGGGATACCGTGCATAGTGATATTGGATGAATTCGACAATCTTGAACACCTCGGCATCAGGAATCCGTTTGTCGCTTTCGGCAAAGTGATAATGGTGCAGAAGGATACGATGTATATAGTGTCAAGCTCGAGAAGCCTGGCCATACGTAAAATAATATCGGAAAAATTGTCTCTTCTCTTCGGAAACTTCGAGATCCTGAAAGTCGAGAATTTCGGGACCAGGGTATCCAATGAATTTATAAGCATCAGGCTGGCCGGATTCGATATCGACAATTTTATAAGAAAGTTCCTGATAGCTTTCACCGACGGTAATCCGTTCTATCTGAATAAGATGATATGCAGGATGAAAGATATCGCCCTCGAGCAGATGACCAGCCACATCGACATGGAGATCACGATAGAGGCTATACTGGACCTTGTCTACAATCCAAGCGGGACCATACATCAATACCTGATGAACTATATGCTCGAACTCATAGACGCTAAGCCCAAAGACTTCCATATATCCATACTGGCGTCGATAGCCAATGGCAGAAAGAGGCCCTCTGAGATCGCCAGACACATCCATATGACACAGGCCGGCGTGACCGAAGCCCTGCAGCGCCTTTCGGAGCAGGGGCTTGTGGCCAGAAGCGGTATTTTTTACGCGATAGGCGACGTTATGTTCGACTTCTGGCTGAAGAATGTCTACGAAAGGAAGAAGAGGCTGCTCGTTGACGGGGCGATCGATAAGAGATCCCTCTTCCGCGGAGAGATAAAAGCCTACATAGGCGGCTTTGAGCGGGAATTCGCGCTCTCCACGGCGGAAAGGCTCGCAGGGCTTTTTAATCTATTCTCGAACGAACTCGTCTCGCTTAATATGAAGAATTCAAAGATGCCGCATTTTACAAAGGTGGAGGTCAGATCCTTCGCCGACTCGCAGGAGTTCATTGCCGCTTCATTCCGCGGAAATTTCTGGATAGCCCAGTCATACGAGCGTAATGTGAACGAAAACGACATAGTCGCTTTTATAAGGAATGTAAAAGGGCTGGAGCACAAAATATCCAGTAAGTTGATAATACCTCTTAAGGGAATAGATGAGAACGCGAGGCTCCTGGCCAAAGAACTCAAGATATCCATCTGGGACAGCCGCACGGTAAACACCCTGTTAACTCTATATAATAAGAAAAGAATGATCGTATTATGA
- a CDS encoding LysM peptidoglycan-binding domain-containing M23 family metallopeptidase — protein sequence MALRLLIACLLAVTFTGCATTKARTAHPRKEASYASSPMIIHQEDIEPSIGTFPKPVISTRFAQGSARHTVRTGETLWSISKLYGVDVAELANANSISDSKSIEVGKILTIPGTSSGTIGKKVNYSARRSATFIWPVRGNIAASFGSRVDKYINKGIDIKASEGMNVAASRGGKVVYCDSHLKGFGRTVIIDHMDGFQTVYSYNAGIMVKVGDMVEQRDVIAKVGSSGRAREPMLHFEIRKNGEPQNPEFYLSR from the coding sequence ATGGCCTTGAGATTGTTGATCGCATGCTTACTGGCGGTAACGTTTACCGGATGCGCCACGACTAAAGCGCGCACGGCGCATCCCCGTAAAGAGGCTTCATACGCGTCGTCACCGATGATAATTCATCAGGAAGACATAGAGCCTTCCATCGGAACTTTTCCGAAACCCGTAATATCGACCAGATTCGCACAGGGTTCAGCGCGGCATACGGTACGAACGGGCGAGACGCTCTGGTCCATTTCCAAGCTATACGGCGTCGATGTGGCTGAATTGGCCAACGCAAACTCCATCAGCGATTCCAAGTCGATCGAAGTTGGGAAAATCCTGACCATACCGGGAACTTCTTCCGGCACCATAGGAAAGAAGGTCAATTATAGCGCCCGCCGCAGCGCAACGTTCATATGGCCCGTCAGAGGAAATATCGCGGCGTCTTTCGGCTCAAGAGTGGATAAGTATATCAACAAAGGGATAGATATAAAGGCATCAGAAGGCATGAACGTCGCGGCTTCCCGCGGCGGCAAAGTAGTCTATTGCGACTCTCACCTGAAAGGCTTCGGCCGGACAGTCATAATCGACCATATGGACGGCTTCCAGACGGTTTACTCATATAACGCGGGCATCATGGTAAAGGTCGGCGATATGGTCGAGCAGAGAGACGTGATAGCTAAGGTGGGTTCGAGCGGGCGCGCCCGGGAGCCGATGCTCCATTTTGAGATAAGAAAGAACGGCGAACCTCAGAACCCCGAATTCTATTTATCAAGATAG
- a CDS encoding PfkB family carbohydrate kinase, with product MSILVIGSVALDSVETPFGKRKEILGGSATFFSIAASFFSPVDIVAVVGEDFPKRYVKLFKDKGIGIAGLSVSKGKTFRWEGRYDYDLNTAHTISTHLNVFKDFDPHVPEHLRQPEFLFLANIDPDLQYNVLRQVKRPKMVACDSMNYWISTKRRSLERLLNKIDILLLNDAEARQLSGESNLIKAAQAVIKFGPKAVIIKKGEHGVLYFSKNAHFVAPAYLLETIYDPTGAGDTFAGGMVGYISRARSINEVTIRKSIIYGSILASFAVEDFSVNRLLKISNKNIKDRFDHFRRMTRF from the coding sequence ATGAGCATTCTGGTCATAGGTTCGGTCGCGCTCGATTCTGTTGAGACGCCTTTCGGAAAGAGAAAGGAGATACTGGGCGGCTCCGCGACATTCTTTTCCATAGCGGCGTCTTTTTTCAGCCCGGTTGATATCGTTGCCGTAGTGGGGGAGGATTTTCCGAAGAGGTATGTGAAGCTGTTTAAGGATAAGGGGATAGGGATCGCCGGGCTCTCCGTAAGTAAAGGTAAGACTTTCAGGTGGGAAGGCCGTTATGATTACGATCTTAACACAGCTCATACCATCTCGACCCATCTTAATGTCTTTAAAGATTTCGATCCCCATGTGCCTGAACATCTTCGCCAGCCGGAGTTCCTGTTCCTTGCGAATATCGATCCCGACCTGCAGTATAACGTGCTTCGACAGGTGAAGAGGCCGAAAATGGTGGCGTGCGACTCGATGAACTACTGGATCAGTACGAAGAGAAGGTCCCTGGAGAGGCTGCTGAATAAGATCGATATTCTTTTATTGAACGATGCCGAAGCAAGGCAGCTCAGCGGAGAATCTAACCTGATAAAGGCTGCGCAAGCGGTAATTAAATTCGGCCCGAAGGCCGTTATAATAAAAAAGGGGGAACACGGAGTCCTTTACTTCTCCAAAAACGCGCATTTCGTAGCGCCGGCGTACCTCCTTGAGACGATATATGATCCGACCGGCGCGGGTGACACATTTGCAGGCGGAATGGTCGGGTACATAAGCCGCGCAAGGTCTATAAACGAGGTCACTATAAGGAAGAGCATAATATACGGGAGCATATTGGCATCGTTCGCCGTAGAGGATTTCAGCGTTAACAGGCTGTTGAAGATATCCAATAAAAATATCAAAGACAGGTTCGATCATTTCAGGAGAATGACCAGGTTTTAA
- the thiC gene encoding phosphomethylpyrimidine synthase ThiC: protein MTQLELARKGKISAEMRRVANDEGVSLEFIRRGIAKGNIAIPKNIRHKLSSLCGIGKGLKTKINANIGTSKGASNISSELVKMNAAISLGADTIMDLSTGPRIKETRRAIIAKSKVPVGTVPIYEIIINGLKKYGAVKDITVEDIFDVLESQARDGVDFFTIHAGVTKDTIDTLRKHPRILDIVSRGGAFIAQWMIENGRENPFYSNFDRVIDIARRYDITLSLGDGLRPGAIADATDGPQIMELMTLGELRKKAFKKGVQVIIEGPGHVPLNQVETNVMLEKEFCGGAPFYVLGPLVTDVAPGYDHITAAIGGAIAAGKGADFLCYVTPAEHLRLPTLDDVKEGVIASKIAAHAGDIAKGIKGTMDWDIAISKARRDRNWKRQFALAIDKAKPDKYRKTSHPDIKDVCTMCGEYCSIKTAEKCFGRNR, encoded by the coding sequence GTGACACAATTAGAATTGGCAAGAAAAGGAAAGATATCCGCCGAAATGCGCCGCGTAGCGAATGACGAAGGCGTGAGCCTTGAGTTTATCAGACGGGGTATAGCCAAAGGCAATATCGCAATACCTAAAAATATACGTCACAAATTAAGCTCTTTATGCGGCATAGGGAAGGGCCTTAAGACGAAGATAAACGCGAATATCGGCACATCCAAAGGAGCCTCCAATATCTCAAGCGAGCTCGTCAAGATGAATGCCGCGATCTCGCTCGGCGCGGATACGATCATGGACCTCTCCACCGGCCCCCGGATAAAAGAGACTCGGCGGGCCATCATCGCAAAATCGAAAGTTCCTGTGGGGACCGTCCCTATATATGAGATCATAATAAACGGGCTTAAGAAATACGGCGCGGTGAAAGACATCACCGTAGAAGATATCTTCGATGTGCTGGAATCGCAGGCCAGGGATGGCGTGGATTTTTTTACAATACATGCAGGCGTTACAAAGGACACTATCGATACGCTTCGAAAACATCCGCGCATACTCGATATAGTGAGCCGGGGCGGGGCATTTATCGCGCAGTGGATGATCGAGAACGGCCGAGAGAACCCGTTTTACTCGAATTTCGACAGAGTCATCGATATAGCCAGGAGATACGACATAACCCTATCGCTTGGCGACGGCTTGAGGCCCGGCGCGATAGCGGACGCGACCGACGGCCCGCAGATAATGGAACTGATGACGCTGGGAGAGCTGCGTAAAAAAGCTTTTAAAAAAGGTGTTCAGGTTATCATAGAAGGGCCGGGACATGTGCCCTTAAACCAGGTAGAAACAAACGTGATGCTGGAAAAGGAATTTTGCGGCGGCGCCCCGTTCTATGTTCTCGGACCGCTGGTCACCGACGTGGCTCCCGGCTATGACCACATAACCGCAGCTATCGGCGGCGCCATTGCTGCGGGCAAAGGCGCCGATTTTCTCTGTTACGTTACACCCGCGGAACATTTAAGGCTTCCCACCCTTGATGACGTTAAGGAAGGCGTGATAGCTTCAAAGATAGCGGCCCACGCCGGCGATATCGCAAAAGGAATTAAGGGCACTATGGACTGGGACATAGCTATTTCTAAAGCCAGACGCGACAGGAACTGGAAGAGACAATTTGCGCTGGCGATAGATAAGGCGAAACCCGATAAATATAGAAAAACATCGCATCCTGATATTAAAGACGTCTGCACGATGTGCGGCGAATACTGTTCTATAAAGACGGCGGAAAAATGTTTCGGGAGGAATAGATGA
- the thiE gene encoding thiamine phosphate synthase yields the protein MLSKKKLLKDSLLCVILDRDILKGKALIAVARKALRAGADMLQLRSKHSSTEEALETASALKALTRCYGVPLIINDRVDIAAAVDSDGVHIGQADLRVGTARKILGSGKLIGVTAAGLAEAKRAKEEGADYIGVGPVFKTPIKASKRAIGVEALKKIRNLRIPIIAIGGIDCKNISGLAQNGFKRVAVIRAVCSSRETLSSTRKLKEAII from the coding sequence ATGCTATCGAAAAAAAAGCTGTTAAAAGACTCTCTTCTCTGCGTTATTCTCGATAGAGATATTTTAAAGGGGAAAGCCCTTATAGCTGTGGCAAGGAAAGCCCTTCGCGCGGGAGCCGATATGTTACAGCTGAGAAGCAAACATTCCTCTACGGAAGAAGCTCTCGAAACAGCGTCGGCTTTGAAGGCGCTTACCAGGTGTTACGGGGTTCCCTTGATAATTAACGACCGGGTCGACATAGCGGCGGCTGTAGATAGCGATGGGGTGCACATAGGCCAGGCGGACTTGAGGGTAGGCACAGCAAGAAAGATCCTCGGTAGCGGCAAACTGATAGGCGTAACGGCCGCCGGTTTGGCCGAGGCAAAGCGCGCTAAAGAAGAAGGCGCGGATTATATAGGCGTAGGGCCCGTATTTAAAACGCCTATAAAGGCTTCCAAGAGAGCGATCGGTGTGGAAGCATTAAAAAAAATACGTAATTTGCGTATTCCGATTATCGCGATAGGCGGGATAGATTGCAAGAATATTTCCGGATTGGCTCAAAATGGATTTAAGAGGGTAGCGGTGATAAGAGCGGTCTGCTCGTCGCGAGAAACGTTAAGTTCGACCAGAAAATTAAAAGAGGCTATCATCTAG
- a CDS encoding thiamine-phosphate pyrophosphorylase yields MSAKKDILRIVDANFNRSREGLRVCEDIARFIMNSPALTKELKALRHGISGIINSSPGMAEVLIESRNPSGDCGRIPDFKIEVPRRKARDIFTANIERVKESIRVLEEFFKLVDIDLSAKFSRLRFKTYAIEKKAVKRLSSLRYSR; encoded by the coding sequence ATGAGCGCGAAAAAAGATATCTTACGGATAGTCGACGCGAATTTCAACCGCTCACGAGAAGGCTTAAGGGTATGCGAGGATATCGCGCGTTTTATAATGAACTCTCCCGCTCTAACTAAAGAGTTAAAGGCTCTCCGCCACGGTATATCGGGCATAATAAATTCATCTCCGGGAATGGCGGAAGTTTTGATAGAATCGCGTAATCCTTCGGGCGATTGCGGCAGGATACCTGACTTCAAGATCGAGGTTCCCAGGCGGAAGGCGCGCGACATATTTACGGCAAATATCGAACGCGTCAAGGAATCTATCCGGGTGCTCGAGGAATTTTTTAAACTCGTGGATATCGATCTCTCGGCAAAGTTCTCGCGGCTCAGGTTCAAAACATATGCTATCGAAAAAAAAGCTGTTAAAAGACTCTCTTCTCTGCGTTATTCTCGATAG
- the rfaE2 gene encoding D-glycero-beta-D-manno-heptose 1-phosphate adenylyltransferase: MKQKIKTLDALRRIASRLRSENKKVVFTNGCFDILHVGHIAYLERARNLGGALVIGLNSDSSVRAIKGKDRPINKEADRAMVLSALYFVDYITIFPDPTPKKLIKTLRPDILVKGADWKAEDIVGADFVKSYGGKIVRIPFVKGYSTTSVLKKIGR, from the coding sequence GTGAAACAAAAGATAAAAACTCTGGACGCGCTGAGAAGGATAGCTTCCAGGCTGAGATCCGAAAATAAGAAGGTGGTGTTCACTAACGGATGCTTTGACATCCTCCATGTGGGCCACATAGCGTATCTGGAGAGGGCGAGAAATCTGGGCGGCGCATTGGTGATAGGCTTGAACAGCGACTCATCCGTCCGTGCCATAAAAGGGAAAGACAGACCGATAAATAAAGAGGCTGACAGGGCTATGGTCCTATCAGCTCTTTATTTTGTAGATTACATTACAATATTTCCGGATCCGACGCCGAAAAAACTTATAAAAACCCTGAGGCCGGATATTTTAGTAAAAGGCGCCGACTGGAAGGCGGAAGATATAGTCGGAGCGGATTTCGTAAAATCTTACGGCGGAAAGATAGTGAGGATACCTTTCGTTAAAGGTTACTCCACCACATCCGTGCTGAAGAAAATCGGCAGATAG